The DNA sequence atctACCACTTCAGTATTTGTAATTACAAAAAGCAACTCTTTTATATCTTGCAAATTCAGTAGAAAAAGAAGCAAACAAGGTGtattgaaatataaattttgtgTATGTAATAGACAAAACAAATTGCAGAGAAAATGCTTCAGCTATTTACCTTGTACAGTCCATCATAAGTGTAAATTTTGCCACAGTAACTACTTTTACAATCATGGCCACGGACTACTCTAACAGGTACATCTTGTTCCACACAATTCTGCAATAAGGTGAAGAACATGTGAACTTCTTAGATAACCCTTCCAAACACACCTCTAAACATGTGTTTAATGCATTTCAATAAGACCCATGGCCAAAGGATCCAGATCCACAGTTTGCTAGTATTTTTGTGACCATTATAGAAGAGATAAGACCAAAAACATAAGGTAAACCAGCAAAAAAATGATAAGGTTCAATTTTGAAGGAGATAATGATAATTTAAAACCATTCGTTTAAGTTCCTCTTACATACACACACAAACGGATGATATATGTTTAAAGAGTTATGGCTATGAGTGTCTGATGTGGCAAACTTAGTTGTAGGCACAgcaaaatcaaataaaacatGTGAATGAATCAAAAGCTACCATTCCAGTGAGATAAGAGGACAAAAGCATCAACTAGAAGAATCTCAAATACACACCTTGAGTGCCAAATTACCACGTTCTAGAACTTGATCTCGAAATTGACGCTTATCACCTGTCAAATTATGTCCACCTTGACCAGTATACACAACTTCCTCAGCATTGTCCAAATCATCTTCATACATGCCTGATATAACAATAGCAACTGCAAGTGGCATTGTATAGTTGCTGTACTTCTGCAATTTCAACACAGAAGGAAATCTGAAATCGCCTCAAGTAAAAAACGAAATTAATCAGGCCATCATAAGAGCCCAGAAAAGAAGGATTAACACATGGTTGTTAGGACAATCACCAAACTAGATAAACATCAACAATAAAAGATATATACTCTTTAGAAAACagcctccaaaaaaaaaatacaaacaaagaAATAGATATCAGTTATGCTTTAGATAACTGTTTGTGCTTGAGCATTCTGGTCGAAAGAGTAAGATATATGTATTACCCCTTTACTATAGGACTGGCCCATATAATCAATCCCGTTCAGCCAGTGGCTGTGGAAACCAACAGCAACCATTTCAGCCCGAGAATAGAACTGATGCCCGACATCAATACCTGTCATCCAGAGCAACTTCAGCACCCATAAATAAAAAGCTTTCAGAAAAGACATAAAGTGTACATATCTcatagtaaaaaaaaacatctgTACTTTTACAATCTCATAAACATATGAAAATGTCTTGCAGTCAACATAAGCACAGGGAATTTAGAAAATTAACCAAGTGAGAGCCACAAACCTGGAATGCTTCCAAATCTTTTAGAAGgaaacaaaatttctttttcgtCATTCATCTGCCAGAGTCATTAGTGCAGATTACATGAGACTATTGTAACCATGAATACTAAAACCATCAGACATCCATTAGGTTTTAAAGATTAAGATGATGGATACTTGCCTTGGTTAATGCCTTCAAATCAGGTCGTTTTGCCACCTTTGTATCTGCCTTCTTCAAATCACCCTTCTGCAGAAAATGTAAATGTGTGCATTACAGTGAGATACCCAATGGAAGACCTAATAAATCTCGAGACACAGAGAAAAGCTGACCTTGGATTTTTTTGCACCTCTCTTTGCAGCTCTGGAAGCTTTCTTCTGGGCTTCTGCTTTCACCGccctcttctcttcttcctgaAATTGGATTGCTAAGAGTTCATTCCAACACAGATACatgaaaaaattgaaataattgGGAGCTCAAAGGAGAGGGGAGGGGAGGGCAGGTTTACCTGTACGAAATAGAGATAATGCTTGTTGAACAACCTGAGGGTCTCTTTGACCCTAACACGGTCACTCTTCTCAACCGAGTCAGTGGCCTTTGGGAGCTCCTCCGAGTCGGCAACCTCTCCGGTTTGCCTACCCCTGACATTTGCTTGTTTCTTTCTGGGGCCCTGTTCGTTGTCATCGAGTAATTCCACTCTCTGGCGGACGAGAAGTTCCTTTTGGGGTTTCTGCTTGACCTGGAGGCGAGAGCTGACTCTCCTCTTCTTCGGCGAGGAATTGTCCTCGGAATGTGGGTTTGCAGCAACGTCGATGGAGCTCTGAACGGAACCCACGCCCTCCAGCGATTGGACTACCATTTTCCACCGCCAGAAGCGAGAGGGAGTCTGAGATTTTAGGGTTTACAAGCAGgagacagaagaagaagaagaagaagaagttaaaTATTATAAAAGTGGGAGGGGTGGCAGATTTTgggagcagagagagagagagagagagcgtgtGTAATTGTTTGTGCGCTCACTAGTTATGGAAGGGCCCCTTACTTTTGTGTTATTCCCGCCTCCTTGCCTCTTCATCTCCCTCCCTCCACTTTGAACGCTCCTCAGATTAGCCAAACCAAATTCACTCCCCATGGTGTACAGCAATTAGTTAAttaccttttcttttccttttttcagaATAAACAGTAATTAccattttcttctattttaagAAAATAGGGTCCtcgacccaaagcaccaaaattggcaAAATCATCCTTACCTCaacaagagatttttattcacACCAAcccattttaaaataaaatgacgATATTACCCTCAACCCAATTAAAAAACTACCATCTGTCACTCATCATCCTTCTCTCtatctcctccctctctctgtgCAGACCGGtgacagctctctctctctctctctctctcatccctctccgATCTGgcgatatctctctctctctatagaCTGGTGGCAGCAGGAAGCGGAGTCTGGCCATCTCCGATCCAAACGTCTGGCCATGGCTGCGACTTGCAAGAACGTCCGGCCATGGTTGTTCCGGCATTTCCGAGTAGCGCACGAAGCCATCTCTGATCCAAAAGTCCCGCCATGGCTGTTCTGGTGTTTTCGAGTAGCACACGAAGCTGACCTTAGCATGATCCAGTCGCCAGAGCTTCCAACCAACGGAGATGGTGTCGTCGAGGAGGAGGTCAAGGTCACACAATCAGATCAAGTTTCGAGGAGGCTTTGGGCTCGAGCTCCCGGAGGATGTCAGCGACATCATCCACTACCCCTGCCTCGCCGGAAGCCTACTTCCGATCTCGGGTCTACAGCCAAAAAGATGGGAGAATAGgacatgggtgcccagatcattttctgggtgcccaaatcattttttttttttttaagtaacaggacaaaaggaaagggaaaaaagTTTTCAATGTATATtaggggccaatagacgtctattggagggcaatagacgtctattggagggcaatagacgtttttaaattgatataatctcttcgttttttttttaatcaaagttttttttgtctaattttaggaaaattagttTATAtttgaaggaatggatggatttcaaaactttttaattagtgcggaattagtttaaccattaaactactaactaaacataaaatccattcctttaacccatgatcttggcttattgtgatatgtatataaacatagcatgcatagtaaggaagaacaaagagggagtttatgttctactcacccttggagcgtgatctcaatccgatccaagtgaaccaccaaagttcctctccttgatctctccttgtgtgtgtttcctccaccttgaagcaccttggattaagaactccttcttgtactccttcttgtgcttgtaatcttctcttTGATGTAGTAAGGAAAGCCACAAAAagatatggcctctaaggatcttcaccaagtgaatcaagagatgaagaaagatgaaagaaaagaagaaattatgcaagtgttcttctttcctttaattttgtaatggaccaagaaagaactctttctctctctctctcaaatctgaaaataatagtgtggagacacacttattctctttgtccatgctttcacttttatataataggaaataactccaattactaaaagaaaatattgactttcataaagccaatattttggctggtccatacttgttattgggcactaaaaatgtgtcttgggctttcatttaaatctcatttagtgaagcccaagtccacacgaaaagcccgacaatcgtttaggcccaataggttcggttttacccgaaaaacctaattatgtccaaataataaatctaattaattatttggtcataaccaactcttgtttaatcttcttcatatacaatctcaaggatccacttatatggtgtgcgatctcttaggttctaattaacaaggcagtgaagtttatagaaaccattctattttgtttacgaatcaaaaactccatttttgattctcccttattattaggattataaatgtttattaatcctcggggacttcacaagtcatgagtgacgtcttgcaacatatcatgactaccctagttaatgtagaatgacaaagaacctattcaattggaattacaatacaatacggtccttctctaacactatgttctaaatcacatcatcggggtatggaattgatatgtcaatcccctaatgtgattttcattcttatgtgattcttagaatgtgattagaaactcctttttaatctcattcaatgctttggccaaagacttattgaatcacatctttgaacatacaccttatttacttaaggatagagattccttattgtacactcacatgtctccatgaccgaattgattataccaatgaatgcatctattatatccattaagggacacaatattattgcatcatcaagaaataatcaattcactcataagacaactatggtgtctcaggtcaaaggactaatttgtattattgcaatttagagttcaagtttgacatgtaagtaagactccatacaagaactctaatgatcgcgttcagtgtactctttaaattaagagcacccacatacttgtattagtgtctccacacaaatgacaagagacatatcatcctccattttgagcatacatagtatgtgctagtctttccggattatcaatgtccaagtgataatcctatgactaggaaccttttaggataagagtgtgaaagagtaaaggtctcacacatctaactctttagattactttctctttaactcatattccttggaccttgttcaatcaaatatcaaatataagcaatgaacaataaacttgcccttttgattaataataattacaataataattacatcaaaatgattgttttaggacacaattccttcaatCTCCCACTTGTACTAAACCCAATCAGCCATGAAACGTACACCCATCTTCTCAAGATGTTGTTCTAGCTTTGCTTGTGATAAGGGCTTAGTGAATGGATCTGATATGTTATCAACAGATGCTACTTTGAGAATGTTAATGTCTCCACGATTAACAATCTCCCTTATGATATGGAAGCGTCTTTCGATGTGTTTGGATTTTTGATGAGACCTTGGTTCCTTGGCTTGAGCAATTGCCCCATTGTTGTCACAGTAAAGTGGAATCGGTGACTCAATGGTAGGAACAACATCAAGTTCagtgatgaactttttcatccaaACTGCTTCCTTTGCAGCCTCTGATGCTGCAATGTATTCTGCCTCAGTAGTGGAATCTGCAGTAACGCTTTGTTTGCAGCTTCTCCAATTTACTGCACCTCCATTCAAGGTGAAGACAAACCCTGATGTGGATTTTCTGTCATTCACATCAGATTGAAAATCTGAGTCTGTGTATGCTTCCACTTGCAACTCTGATTGCAAATCACCACCTCCATAAACGAGGAATAAATCTTTAGTCCTTCTCAAGTACTTAAGGATATTCTTAACAGCATTCCAGTGTTCTAAACCTGGATTGGACTGATATCGACTAGTTATGCTTACGCCATAACTGATATCAGGTCTTGTGCATAGCATCGCATACATGAGGCTCCCTATTACAGATGCATATGGGATCTTGCTCATCTTTTGCACTTCCTCAATCGTTTGTGGGCACATTTTCTTAGAAAGGTGAATGCCATGTCTGACAGGCAGAAAACCCTTCTTAGTTCCATGTGAAATCTATTCAGCACTTTGTCTATGTACAAGGATTGAGATAATCCAATTAATCTCTTTGATCTATCTCTATAGATCTTTATTCCTAATACATAGGCAGCTTCTCCAAGATCCTTCATAAGGAAGGTCTTGGACAACCAAACTTAATTGAAGATAACATTCCTACATCATTCCCAACAAGTAGGATGTCATCTACATAAAGTACAAGGAACACAACAACACTCCCACTGACCTTCTTGTAAACACAAGGTTCATCCATATTTTGTGTGAAATCAAAAGATTTGACTGCATCATCAAAACTGATGTTCCaactccttgaagcttgcttatATCCGAATAGATTTAACCATGGCAACAGGAGAGAACGTATCTTCATAGTCAATGCCCTCTCTTTGCTTATAGCCCTTTGCCACCAACCTTGCTTTGTAGGTTTCTATTTTACCATCTGAACctatctttttcttgaagacccATTTGTTTCCAATTGGTCTAATACCAGGTGGAGGGTCAACGAGAGTCCAGACTTGATTGGTATACATAGAGTCAATCTCGGATTCCATGGCTTCTTGCCATTCCTTTGAGTCAACATTTGACATTGCTTCATTATAACTAGAAGGATCATACAGGTTTTCATTGTCACCAAGGAGATTTAACTCCCCAAGGCTTTCATGACACAAACCATACCTCTTGGGAGGTATCCGGATCCTACTAGAAATTCTTGGAGTTTGTGTTATAGTTGGTTCAGGAAGTTGTTCAATGGGAAATGGAGTGTTAGTTTGTGGCTTGTTGGACACTTCCTTGAGTTCTACCATTTgctcaacatttccatcaaggaCGTAGTCCCTTTCAAGGAAAGTGGCATTCCTGCTAACAAACACCTTTTGTTCTTCAGGTTGATAGAAATAATATCCTAAACTATCTTTAGGATATCCCACAAATAAACACTTGCTTGATCTAGCTTCAAGCTTGCCTGCTTCTAGTCTTTTGACATAAGCTGGACAACCCCAAATCTTAATATGATTGAGACTTGGTTTCTTCCCATGCCACATCTCATATGGTGTAAGAGGGACGGACTTGGAAGGCACTTTATTCAACAAATAAATTGCTGTTTGAAGTGCATATCCCCAAAAGGATATAGGTAAATCAGTATAGCTCATCATGGAACGAACCATGTCTAACAAAGTTCGATTTCTCCTTTCAGAGACACCATTGAGTTGTGGTGTTCCAGGAGGAGCTAATGAAGAAACAATGCCTTCTTGTTTGAGATAATCAATAAACTCATTGCTTAAGTATTCGCCTCCTCGATCAGATCTTAGAGCCTTAATACTTCTGTCGGTTTGTTTCTCAACTTCATTCTTAAATTCTTTGAACTTTTCAAAGGCTTCAGATTTGTTCTTCATAAGGTATAAATAACCAAACCGAGAATAATCATCGGTAAAGGTTATGAAGTATGAGAACCCACCTCTACTAATAGTGGACATGGGACCACATACATCGGTATGTATTAGGCCTAGGAGTTCTTTAACTCTTGTTCTTTGTCCACCATAATGTGACttggtcatttttccttttagacaAGACTCACAAGTAGGCATAGGATCAGATCCTAATGACTCTAAGTATCCATTTTTGGATAATTTGTGAATTCTATCTTGGCTAATATGACCAAGTTTAAGGTGCCACATCTTAATGGGGTTAACCGTTTCTCGAGATCTCTTAGATCCCAAAGCATTTTCCTTCATACAGTTAATACTACCATCTAAAGCTAGATGAAAGAGACCATCAATAATATTAGCATGACATATCATGCGTTCATTAATAGATACAAAACCACTTAGTTTATCAAAAACTACTCTATAACCATCCTTCAAAAGCATGGAGATGGAGATAAGGTTCTTTATACATATAGGAAGATAAAGACAATTATTTAACTCCAATGTATCTCCTGATGGTAACTTCAAAATATAAGTCCCTACGGCTTTGGCGTCAACTCTTGTGCCATTTCCTACACGTAGGGTGATTTCTCCAGCTTTAAGCTTCCTTGCTCCCACTAGGTCCTGCAACGAAGTGCAAACATGGTGGGATGCAcctgaatcaattatccaagtggAAGTATTATTAACTGTAAATATCGATTCAATCACATTGATCGTACCTTCTGTTGAAGACTTattcttcaaggatgcaagataAGCTTTGCAATTCCTCTTCCAGTGCCCATCTTTgttgcaaaagaaacaaataccttttggttccttttgttccttcttcttcttcttttggactACTCCCTTAGGCTTTATCACttgtttcttcttccctttgccTTTACATTTGGACTTactggatgaagaagaagcgaTAATAGCCGCACTCccactctctttcttaatttgctTCTCAGCTGTTACCAGCATATTGAGAAGATCAGAAAGAGTATGATCCATTTGTTGCATATTATAGTTCATTATGAACTGAGAAAATGAATCATCTAgggaggaaagaagaagatctTGAGCTAGCTCCGCATCAAGTGCAAATCCAAGGTCTTGAATTTGCTCAATAAGGCCTATCATTTTTAGACCATGTTGATGAACAGGTGCACCCCTCACATGCTTTGTCTTAACAAGCTCATTGACTACTGTGAAGCGCACATTTCTATTTCTCTCACCAAACAATTCAGTGAGATGAAGTAATATAGAACTGGCGCTATCCATATTCTCATGTTGCTTCTGAAGTTGTGAGTTCATGGATGCAAGCATAACACATTTAGCTTGAGTGTCATCATCCTTATGCTTTTGATAAGCAACACGTTGCTCATCGGTTGCATCTTGAGCCAAAAGAGTGTGAGGGGGTGCATTTTGTAAGACATAAGCGATCTTATCGAATGTCAATACAATTTTCAAATTGCGGAGCCAGTCATTGAAGTTTGGGCCCTCAAGACGATTTTCATTGAGAATTTTGGTGATAGGGTGTCCTGACATATTGCAAtctacataacataaaaaataaaataaataagattTATTTTAAAACCAAGTGACTCGGGTCTTAAGAATCAAATGGCACCCTCTCACTATTTTATCAAATTCCAAATCCCTCAAGGAATTcgagagtataaattaaaactcTTAGTGAGTATGGAAGACTCATATTCATTAAGCCAACCGCATCATAATAGAACTATAAGTCAACTTAATTTCCATGAGAGGATACTCTTATCCAATCACATCAAATGTGAATATCCATAACTTTGGCCTCTAAAGTAATTAAGTCTCACCATAATAGGATATTGATAAATTACTTTAGTTAAGCTATACCCATCATCTCATGTAAGTATAGAGATCAAAAATTAAATCTCATCATAATAGAATATTGACCAAGATTTGTCCCTACCTTACAACATCAAATGTTGAATAACCTCTCTTTAATGCTCCTAGCAAGAAATACCTCCGTTCGGAATGATATTCACATGCAAGAACATCTACTAGGAGATTACAATGTTGGAAGGCCACAAAGAAGCATTCATAATGTCTTCTTCGTTTTTCAACTTAATATCACTTTTGAGGGAATTTTAAGGTCTCATCTTTAATAATCTCATTAATAACAATCACATTGCATTTGCTTTGATCCTAATGCAATCACACATTCATTATACTTGATCTATAATAAAATACTCCCACTAtttgttttcagaaaacaatttgatttcatcaaaaacatttttcaaatggaatcatgggaaatataaaattacttgatcaagtgcaatggacatgcaattatAATAGGTCACATAGGATGATTATGGACTTGTTGTTTGATCCAACATGAGCCAACATGTTGGATCAAGGTCATGTTTgggtggttgattttaattacgcGTAACGATTACGAAAATTAAATAACTAAGCTAAGCTATTACACTTTGCACTTGAACTCCTTTCAAGGCTAGATGACTTCAAACTTCTTCTTTGGATCATCCTCATGTGCATCCATCTTCGATTACAAGAGTGGATTAGGGGCATACAAGCTCCCAtttaaatttaatcaaacttgaataaattaaataagctACTTAGTTACACAACCAAATGAATTAACTACTTTAATTACATAACCCAAATGAATTAACTACTTTAATTACATAACCACATTCATTCAAAATGAATAGTCGGCCAATCACATGCTCAATTATATTTGGCCATAGTCCATAATCATCCTTTAATTAACCAAGATTAATAAGGTTAATTaaacaagcataattaactcaatcaaaataagttaaccactaaattactttaatttaatgcaagtaaattagttgagtgatttaggggatgatgatgtcttacatcatgcatcactaacttttggtgagtaatttaggggatgatgtctCACATCACTTTTGAtgagtgatttaggggatgatgttttacatcatgcatcaccaacttttggtgagtgatttaggggatgatgtttTACATCATGATTCACCAACTTTTGGTGAGTAATTTAGGGAGACATGTCTCTTATCTTATTCCAACTTTTGGTGGGTAATTTAGAGAAACTAATAGTAAAGATGACTAACTCTACCAACCTTTTGGTGAGGGAATCATGGAAATGATTTTATGTCATCACTAACTATTGGATAAATTTCAATTCATGAATTTATGGATCAAAAGTGAAAGCAAACACCATGAAAAATTAGCTAGTTCATAACTAGTTTAGACATGTTCCAAAGCTGGAAATAAAATTCCAGCTTTGTGTTCTTCCATTGAACATTTGTTTACTTCATCTTTGAAGCCAAAAATCATGCATACCCTAAAACATATATAATCTAATATGTTTCTAAGATTAACACTTTAATTAAGAAACATATAGAACCCCTTAATACAATCTTATATGCATCAAAgtttcataaaacttaaaccacTTCCTACATGTAATTTCCAGAAACTTTTTCTAGCTATCATAAAATCTACCTTACATCACATGCTTCATAACTTTTATGATAAAGCAAATTTTATGATCTGAATTACATATTACTCTAAGCTTAAGAAAATCACATCAACCAACATACTTAGCCATGTTTATAACATACCAAATTAAGCcaatggctctgataccaattgaaggaatggatggatttcaaaactttttaattagtgcggaattagtttaaccattaaactactaactaaacataaaatccattcctttaacccatgatcttggcttattgtgatatgtatataaacatagcatgcatagtaaggaagaacaaagagggagtttatgttctactcacccttggagcgtgatctcaatccgatccaagtgaaccaccaaagttcctctccttgatctctccttgtgtgtgtttcctccaccttgaagcaccttggattaagaactccttcttgtactccttcttgtgcttgtaatcttctcttTGATGTAGTAAGGAAAGCCACAAAAagatatggcctctaaggatcttcaccaagtgaatcaagagatgaagaaagatgaaagaaaagaagaaattatgcaagtgttcttctttcctttaattttgtaatggaccaagaaagaactctttctctctctctctcaaatctgaaaataatagtgtggagacacacttattctctttgtccatgctttcacttttatataataggaaataactccaattactaaaagaaaatattgactttcataaagccaatattttggctggtccatacttgttattgggcactaaaaatgtgtcttgggctttcatttaaatctcatttagtgaagcccaagtccacacgaaaagcccgacaatcgtttaggcccaataggttcggttttacccgaaaaacctaattatgtccaaataataaatctaattaattatttggtcataaccaactcttgtttaatcttcttcatatacaatctcaaggatccacttatatggtgtgcgatctcttaggttctaattaacaaggcagtgaagtttatagaaaccattctattttgtttacgaatcaaaaactccatttttgattctcccttattattaggattataaatgtttattaatcctcggggacttcacaagtcatgagtgacgtcttgcaacatatcatgactaccctagttaatgtagaatgacaaagaacctattcaattggaattacaatacaatacggtccttctctaacactatgttctaaatcacatcatcggggtatggaattgatatgtcaatcccctaatgtgattttcattcttatgtgattcttagaatgtgattagaaactcctttttaatctcattcaatgctttggccaaagacttattgaatcacatctttgaacatacaccttatttacttaaggatagagattccttattgtacactcacatgtctccatgaccgaattgattataccaatgaatgcatctattatatccattaagggacacaatattattgcatcatcaagaaataatcaattcactcataagacaactatggtgtctcaggtcaaaggactaatttgtattattgcaatttagagttcaagtttgacatgtaagtaagactccatacaagaactctaatgatcgcgttcagtgtactctttaaattaagagcacccacatacttgtattagtgtctccacacaaatgacaagagacatatcatcctccattttgagcatacatagtatgtgctagtctttccggattatcaatgtccaagtgataatcctatgactaggaaccttttaggataagagtgtgaaagagtaaaggtctcacacatctaactctttagattactttctctttaactcatattccttggaccttgttcaatcaaatatcaaatataagcaatgaacaataaacttgcccttttgattaataataattacaataataattacatcaaaatgattgttttaggacacaattccttcaatATTATGACTATCGAAaattctattggagggcaatagacgtctattagggagcAATAGAGCAATAGATCTTTATTGCCTCTctatagaggtctattgcccctctattaaggggcaatagaggtatATTGGGGGCATAAAaacatttccggtgagattttaggcaaattccggtgggcagcAACCTGTGACCGGATTCCCGCGGCCAgtaaccggaatccggcgaaagttggctgAAATCCAGCGGTCGGTGACCGGGCTCTGGCGAAGTCtgctatggtttctctctctttcattttctctctctctaagtaacaaaggggtgatgGTAAAATGacaaagtggtgttagctcaatggttagagcacccactacctatgtacaaaGTCATGGGTTtaagtcaccatgggggcaggagttAAACCTTTTGATcatctttaaaaaaatataaaaataaaaaataaataaaaaggtgggggtaaaatggtatttaaaaaaattaaaaaacaaaaataaatatcttAATGAAGTATTAGGGAATACCTTCTTAGAATGTTTttggtaagagggaattaaaaaaacttaatggggtaagtg is a window from the Rosa chinensis cultivar Old Blush chromosome 2, RchiOBHm-V2, whole genome shotgun sequence genome containing:
- the LOC112187610 gene encoding histone-lysine N-methyltransferase, H3 lysine-9 specific SUVH4, which gives rise to MGSEFGLANLRSVQSGGREMKRQGGGNNTKTPSRFWRWKMVVQSLEGVGSVQSSIDVAANPHSEDNSSPKKRRVSSRLQVKQKPQKELLVRQRVELLDDNEQGPRKKQANVRGRQTGEVADSEELPKATDSVEKSDRVRVKETLRLFNKHYLYFVQEEEKRAVKAEAQKKASRAAKRGAKKSKKGDLKKADTKVAKRPDLKALTKMNDEKEILFPSKRFGSIPGIDVGHQFYSRAEMVAVGFHSHWLNGIDYMGQSYSKGKYSNYTMPLAVAIVISGMYEDDLDNAEEVVYTGQGGHNLTGDKRQFRDQVLERGNLALKNCVEQDVPVRVVRGHDCKSSYCGKIYTYDGLYKVVKYWAEKGISGFTVFKYRLKRLEGQPLLTTNQVQFINGRVPQSISEIRGLVCEDITGGLEDIAIPATNLVDDPPVAPTGYTYCKSIQVAKNVKLPTDATGCNCKGSCVDSKTCECAKLNGSDFPYVHRDGGRLIEAKDVVFECGPKCGCGPSCVNRTSQRGLKYRFEVFRTPMKGWAVRSWDFIPAGAPVCEYVGILRRTEDVDSASENYYIFDIDCLQTMKGLDGRERRSQAVCIPTVNSLERPDDHRSDNVPEYCIDAGSNGNIARFINHSCEPNLFVQCVLSSHHDIKLARVMLFAADNIPPLQELTYDYGYALDSVLGPDGKVKKMFCHCGAAGCRKRLF
- the LOC121051731 gene encoding secreted RxLR effector protein 161-like produces the protein MCPQTIEEVQKMSKIPYASVIGSLMYAMLCTRPDISYGVSITSRYQSNPGLEHWNAVKNILKYLRRTKDLFLVYGGGDLQSELQVEAYTDSDFQSDVNDRKSTSGFVFTLNGGAVNWRSCKQSVTADSTTEAEYIAASEAAKEAVWMKKFITELDVVPTIESPIPLYCDNNGAIAQAKEPRSHQKSKHIERRFHIIREIVNRGDINILKVASVDNISDPFTKPLSQAKLEQHLEKMGVRFMADWV